GAGTGGTGGTAGACGAGCACCGTGTACCTGGCGTCGTCGCCGTGCTCGTCGATGACCTTGGTGACGTAGTCGATGTGCGCGGCGTCGGCGCCGCCGGCGTAGGCGTTGCTGTTCAGGTCGATGAACAGGACGTCGTTGTACTCGTACCAGTAGTCGCCGCCGGACCTGGTGGCGGCGTCGCCGTTGTAGTACGCGGTGGAGCGGTCGGTGTTCGGCGTCCAGAAGTGCTGCTCGTAGGCCTTGCCGCCGACGTCGTGGTTGCCGATGGTGGCGGCCCACGGGTACTGGCGCAGCTTGTCGGGGGCGAGGAACGCGTTCCACTGGGTCTCGTTGTTCGCGCTCTCCACCTGGTCGCCGCCGGAGACCAGCAGCGCGGCCGCCGGGTTGGCGGCCAGGGCGACGTTCAGGGTGTCGGCCCAGCCGGCGCCGTCCCTGGCCGTGTCGCCGGAGGCGCCGATCTGCGGGTCGCCGAAGAACAGGAAGTCGAAGTCGCCCTTGAAGTCCTGCGTCTGGAAGGAGTAGGTGGGCGACCAGCTCCCCTCGTGGCCGACGCGGTAGGAGTAGGAGGTCTTCTTCTTCAGGCCGTCGATCGTGGCGTGCGCGTTGTAGCCGCCGTTGACGGTGTTCGCGGTGAGGGTGGCCGCGAAGGTGGTGGCGTGCTTGTCGAACTGGCCGTGCTTCAGCTTGGCGGTCGGTACGACCTGGACCAGTTGCGGGGTGTCGGTCGAGGAGTACCAGGACACGGCGCGCTGCGACTCGTTCGCGCCCACACCGAGGATGATGCCGGTGAGCGTCGTGGAGGTGTCAGCATGAGCGACCGCGCCGCTGCCGAGCACCGCGGTGATGCCCATGACAGCGGCGGTGGCCCCCATGGCCACCCGGCGCCGGACCGATCCCCGGCCCTGTGTCCGATTTTCGAACTTCATCGGGTTCCGTCCATTTAAGGAGTGTTAGAGAGCTTTGTCACGGTTTCGGGAGTCGATGGACCGGAGGTGAACACGTCGTGGCGCCTGGCGGAAG
The nucleotide sequence above comes from Nonomuraea gerenzanensis. Encoded proteins:
- a CDS encoding purple acid phosphatase family protein, which gives rise to MKFENRTQGRGSVRRRVAMGATAAVMGITAVLGSGAVAHADTSTTLTGIILGVGANESQRAVSWYSSTDTPQLVQVVPTAKLKHGQFDKHATTFAATLTANTVNGGYNAHATIDGLKKKTSYSYRVGHEGSWSPTYSFQTQDFKGDFDFLFFGDPQIGASGDTARDGAGWADTLNVALAANPAAALLVSGGDQVESANNETQWNAFLAPDKLRQYPWAATIGNHDVGGKAYEQHFWTPNTDRSTAYYNGDAATRSGGDYWYEYNDVLFIDLNSNAYAGGADAAHIDYVTKVIDEHGDDARYTVLVYHHSIYSPASHANDGDNIQRRKDFPAAFSSLGVDLVLQGHDHAYTRSYLIKNGQKPNPAEQPGAAQVTQGPGGVIYVTANSASGSKYYDLTAPNPAKDPDYGPDPLNPKSHWANSVENQEHVRTYVKVQVRDDKLVVENLRSGTCAAPNAAVELGQESWCGPGSGASAAQPVGSAVDKVVIRPYDDKGHHGHQAGVSQSSWLQ